In the genome of Acidobacteriota bacterium, one region contains:
- a CDS encoding HlyD family efflux transporter periplasmic adaptor subunit, producing the protein MDVPRAKSVARNRKIKQAVYIVLALAAIVGVTLGVSRLKPAAPTVERATVIIDTVKQAEFLRNVRGLGTLVPEDIVWITSTTKGRIDKRLIQPGSEVRPDTILFEMSDPELQQQLLDAEQLLHSAEAEYKNREVDLNAQLLNQRAQAATVQSDWSQARLTAEANEQLSKDGLVSEIILKQSRTRAEELATRYDIEQKRIAMNTEALKTQLAVQQATLEQRRALVDLRRRQVADLRVRAGMHGILQLWAVEVGQQVTPGTNLARVSDPSRLKAQVRVAETQAKDIVPGLRAEIDTRNGIITGRVTRLDPQAQNGTVTVDVALEGALPKGARPDMSVDGTIELERLANLVQIQRPAFGQPNSTVTLFKLEADGIHASATKVTLGRDSVTSIEVRDGLRVGDKVIVSDTSQWSDKGDRIKLN; encoded by the coding sequence ATGGATGTCCCCCGCGCAAAATCGGTCGCGCGCAATCGCAAAATCAAACAAGCGGTTTATATCGTGCTGGCCTTGGCGGCTATCGTCGGTGTGACGCTGGGCGTCTCGCGGCTCAAACCCGCTGCGCCCACCGTCGAACGCGCGACAGTGATTATTGACACGGTCAAACAGGCAGAGTTTTTGCGCAACGTGCGCGGGCTGGGCACGCTGGTGCCCGAAGACATCGTCTGGATTACCTCGACGACCAAGGGCCGCATTGACAAACGGCTGATCCAGCCCGGCAGCGAGGTGCGGCCGGATACGATCTTGTTTGAAATGAGCGATCCCGAATTGCAGCAGCAATTGCTGGATGCCGAACAGTTGCTGCATTCCGCCGAAGCCGAATACAAGAACCGCGAGGTTGACCTCAACGCGCAATTGCTCAATCAACGCGCGCAGGCGGCGACGGTGCAATCCGATTGGTCGCAAGCCAGGCTTACGGCTGAAGCCAATGAACAATTGTCCAAAGACGGCTTGGTCTCAGAGATCATTCTCAAACAGTCCAGGACCCGCGCCGAAGAATTGGCGACCCGCTACGACATTGAACAAAAGCGCATCGCGATGAATACCGAAGCGCTCAAGACGCAACTGGCCGTGCAGCAAGCGACCTTGGAACAGCGCCGCGCGTTGGTGGATTTACGCCGCCGTCAGGTGGCTGATTTGCGCGTGCGCGCCGGCATGCACGGCATCCTGCAACTCTGGGCGGTCGAAGTCGGCCAGCAGGTCACGCCGGGCACCAATCTGGCCCGCGTGTCCGACCCTTCGCGCTTGAAAGCGCAAGTGCGCGTCGCTGAAACGCAGGCCAAGGACATCGTCCCCGGTTTGCGCGCCGAAATTGACACGCGCAACGGCATCATTACGGGCCGCGTCACGCGGCTTGATCCGCAAGCTCAAAACGGCACGGTCACGGTGGATGTCGCGCTCGAGGGCGCTTTGCCCAAAGGCGCGCGTCCCGATATGAGCGTGGATGGCACCATCGAACTCGAACGGCTGGCCAATCTCGTGCAAATCCAACGCCCCGCGTTCGGACAGCCCAACAGCACGGTGACGCTGTTCAAGCTTGAAGCCGATGGTATTCACGCGTCGGCCACCAAGGTGACATTAGGGCGCGATTCGGTGACTTCGATTGAGGTGCGCGATGGTTTGCGCGTGGGTGACAAGGTCATCGTTTCCGATACCTCGCAATGGAGCGACAAGGGCGACCGCATCAAATTGAATTGA
- a CDS encoding ABC transporter permease, with protein METLLQDLRVSLRRLRKTPGFTLIAVLSLALGIGANTAIFSLVNTMFLRPLPVEKPERLVALNSVSFDGKRNFPTFSVPNYRDIRDRNDVLSGLATYRIAPISLSNNGINSRLWGYLASGNYFQMLGVKPVLGRFFTPEDDKTPGAHPLVVITHDCWQRRFAGDANVVGKNVLINGHSYTIIGVAAPGFYGTEVGYKTEMWFPLMMQPQIETGGSSLDDRDTFNYFVQGRLKPGVSVAQAEAALKNIAAQLAREFPKENDGLTITLSPPGLFGAFLRGPVMGFAGVLMAVVGLVLLLACTNLANLLLARATERRKEIAIRLAIGAGRARLVRQLLTENVALATLGGALGLALAYWLVDAVMAFQPPMDIPLTTEMHIDYRVLLFTLAVSALTGFVFGLLPALQATKPELVPALKDETNIGGYRRSWLRGGLVVMQVALSLVLLICAGLVLRGLQNAQRLSPGMVTQNAVELSFDLGLQGYDGPRIQQFKEQILARTRALPGVQSVGLTDFIPLSMNMNNNGIHVEGRPEQKGGNVPMAMTSRATPGFLQALGTPLLQGRDFTEQETENKQRVAIINETFARRFWPGQAPLGKRFSFEGAAGPWVEVIGLIQDGKYFSLSEAPEAFVYVNLRAESGSYLTLVARGAGDSPALLTALHHEFQQLDGNLPVYNMKTLTEHMAVPLFPARVAATLLGAFGLLALLLAAIGIFGVMSYAVTQRTREIGIRMALGANATGIFRLVVGHGLTLTASGLGIGLAVAIAGTRLMSGLLYGVNTLDLTTFAGVSFLLALVALLACYFPARRAMRVDPMIALRCE; from the coding sequence ATGGAAACCCTATTGCAAGATTTGCGCGTGAGCCTGCGGCGCTTGCGCAAAACGCCCGGCTTCACACTGATCGCCGTGCTCTCACTGGCGCTGGGCATCGGCGCGAATACGGCCATTTTCAGCCTCGTCAATACGATGTTCCTGCGGCCTTTGCCGGTTGAGAAGCCGGAGCGACTGGTCGCCCTCAACAGCGTTTCGTTCGACGGTAAACGCAATTTCCCAACCTTCTCGGTGCCCAATTACCGCGACATTCGCGACCGCAACGACGTGCTGTCGGGTTTGGCGACCTACCGCATCGCGCCCATCAGTTTGAGTAACAATGGGATCAACTCGCGGCTCTGGGGGTATCTGGCGTCAGGCAATTATTTCCAGATGTTGGGTGTGAAACCGGTGCTGGGTCGTTTCTTTACGCCGGAGGATGACAAGACGCCGGGCGCGCATCCGCTGGTGGTCATCACGCACGATTGCTGGCAGCGGCGTTTTGCGGGTGACGCGAATGTGGTCGGCAAGAATGTGCTGATCAACGGACACAGCTACACGATCATCGGCGTGGCCGCGCCGGGCTTTTACGGCACCGAGGTCGGTTATAAAACCGAGATGTGGTTCCCGCTGATGATGCAGCCACAAATCGAGACGGGCGGCAGTTCACTAGATGACCGTGACACTTTTAACTACTTCGTGCAGGGCCGTCTCAAACCCGGCGTCAGCGTGGCACAGGCCGAAGCCGCGCTCAAAAACATCGCTGCACAATTGGCGCGCGAGTTTCCCAAAGAAAACGACGGTCTGACGATTACGCTTTCGCCGCCGGGCCTCTTCGGCGCGTTCCTGCGCGGGCCGGTCATGGGTTTTGCGGGCGTGCTGATGGCGGTGGTCGGGTTGGTTTTGCTGCTGGCCTGCACCAATCTAGCGAACTTGTTGTTGGCGCGCGCGACCGAACGGCGCAAGGAAATCGCCATTCGGTTGGCCATCGGCGCGGGCCGCGCACGGCTGGTGCGGCAACTGCTGACCGAAAACGTAGCGCTGGCGACACTGGGCGGCGCGCTGGGGTTGGCGCTGGCCTATTGGCTGGTGGATGCGGTGATGGCGTTTCAACCGCCGATGGATATTCCGCTGACGACGGAAATGCACATTGATTATCGCGTACTGCTCTTCACCCTCGCGGTGTCGGCGCTGACCGGCTTCGTTTTCGGCCTGCTGCCCGCGTTGCAGGCCACCAAGCCAGAGCTGGTGCCCGCATTGAAAGACGAGACCAATATTGGCGGCTATCGCCGTTCGTGGCTGCGCGGCGGCTTGGTCGTGATGCAAGTCGCGCTGTCGCTGGTGCTGTTGATTTGCGCGGGCTTGGTCTTGCGCGGCTTGCAAAACGCGCAACGGCTCAGCCCCGGCATGGTTACGCAAAACGCTGTCGAGCTGTCGTTTGATCTGGGGTTACAAGGCTACGACGGGCCGCGCATACAGCAGTTCAAAGAGCAAATCCTGGCGCGGACGCGCGCCTTGCCGGGCGTGCAGTCGGTGGGGCTGACCGACTTCATTCCGCTGAGCATGAACATGAACAACAACGGGATTCACGTCGAAGGCCGGCCTGAGCAAAAGGGCGGGAACGTGCCGATGGCGATGACTTCGCGCGCCACGCCCGGTTTCTTGCAGGCGTTGGGTACGCCCTTGTTGCAAGGCCGCGATTTCACCGAACAGGAGACTGAAAACAAGCAGCGCGTCGCCATCATCAACGAAACGTTCGCGCGCCGCTTCTGGCCGGGCCAAGCGCCGCTGGGAAAACGCTTCAGTTTTGAGGGCGCGGCAGGGCCTTGGGTAGAAGTCATCGGCCTGATTCAAGACGGCAAGTATTTCAGTTTGAGCGAAGCGCCGGAGGCTTTCGTTTACGTCAACTTGCGCGCCGAGAGCGGCAGTTACCTGACGCTGGTCGCGCGTGGGGCAGGCGATTCGCCGGCGTTGCTGACCGCGTTGCATCATGAGTTTCAGCAATTGGATGGCAACCTGCCCGTCTACAACATGAAAACGCTGACCGAACACATGGCGGTGCCGCTCTTCCCGGCGCGGGTGGCGGCGACCTTGCTGGGCGCGTTCGGCCTGTTGGCCCTGCTGCTGGCGGCCATTGGGATTTTCGGCGTGATGTCTTACGCCGTCACCCAACGCACGCGCGAGATCGGCATTCGCATGGCGCTCGGCGCAAATGCCACCGGCATCTTCCGGCTGGTGGTCGGGCACGGTCTGACGCTGACAGCCAGCGGGCTAGGAATTGGCTTGGCTGTGGCGATTGCCGGCACGCGGCTGATGAGCGGCCTGCTTTATGGCGTCAACACGCTCGACTTGACGACCTTCGCCGGCGTTTCGTTCTTGCTGGCCTTGGTCGCCTTGCTGGCATGTTATTTCCCGGCGCGGCGGGCGATGCGGGTTGATCCGATGATCGCGTTGCGTTGTGAATAG
- a CDS encoding ABC transporter ATP-binding protein, with protein sequence MNESLLRMDGVKKVFLTDEVETHALSGIHLEIARGEYVSIAGPSGCGKSTLLSILGLLDSPSDGEYLLNGKPVQSLSLSERARIRNREIGFIFQSFNLIGDLTVYENVELPLTYRGMSSAERRERTNAALERVGMAHRAKHLPSQLSGGQQQRVAVARAVVGDPLILLADEPTGNLDSTNGDAVMELLRELHRGGATICMVTHDQRFANHADRSVHLFDGRIVEEG encoded by the coding sequence ATGAACGAATCATTGTTACGTATGGATGGCGTGAAGAAAGTCTTCCTCACCGACGAGGTCGAAACGCACGCGCTCTCGGGCATTCACCTGGAAATCGCCAGGGGTGAGTATGTTTCGATTGCCGGCCCGTCGGGTTGCGGCAAATCCACCTTGCTCTCGATTCTCGGCCTGCTTGATTCGCCGAGTGATGGCGAGTACCTACTCAACGGCAAGCCCGTGCAATCGCTCTCGTTGAGCGAACGCGCCCGCATACGCAACCGTGAGATCGGGTTCATCTTTCAGAGTTTCAACCTGATCGGCGACCTGACGGTTTATGAAAACGTCGAGCTGCCGCTCACCTATCGCGGCATGTCCTCTGCCGAACGGCGCGAACGCACCAATGCCGCGCTCGAACGCGTTGGCATGGCCCACCGTGCCAAACACCTGCCCTCGCAACTTTCCGGTGGTCAGCAACAGCGCGTGGCCGTGGCGCGCGCCGTCGTCGGCGATCCGCTCATCCTGCTGGCGGACGAGCCGACCGGCAACCTCGATTCGACCAATGGCGACGCCGTGATGGAGTTGTTGCGCGAATTGCATCGCGGCGGCGCGACGATCTGCATGGTGACGCACGACCAGCGCTTTGCGAACCACGCCGACCGCTCAGTGCATTTGTTTGACGGGCGTATTGTCGAAGAAGGCTAA
- a CDS encoding choice-of-anchor J domain-containing protein produces MRTLHKLTHRLTHRPLARHFLTLVFFLGLSVLGWHLPTIGAATLAYSKQAYQAARASLGQALTVTAKTNAQPLPSLAAPGLAAMAQGGISAEQLKLVRELLEQLENNTGEFSLEEKYLLGKVKASQALTQLEVDTLLSRVLYEEYVARRPYSKGMTRLLAQYRAAVAAANRTILDEAGGGEKGGAARGVAGAGVKAVTAPTVPNAPLTASFNEGFDDITTLSPAGWFLQNNSNPLGTTNWFQGNPAVFPSQGGATNSYIGANFNNTSGAGTISNWLLTPQINFQNGDVVKFWTRTTTGTFPDRIEVRLSKNGASTNVGTTETSVGDFTTLLLSVNPSLDTTSYPTVFTEFTVTISGLPAGQTPGRVGFRYFVTNGGPSGANSDFIGIDTFSYTLAPPPAVLVKGTGTITVESCVPANTVLDPGETVTVSLCISNSGTGASGSVVGTLVPNGQFLNPSGAQTYGVVPTGGAPVCRNFTFTVPSNAVCGGNVTVPLALTDGGNSAGTFNYVFPIGTTNAPMTTTTFSQNTPIVISTAAPPNPGSVYPSALTVAGVTDTVTGIKVNLNGTNHTFTSDLDIMLVGPTGASVILMSDAGSSADLVNTNLSFVDGAPYLTNTSTPNPIPSGNYSPTNYGTGDTFSAPAPAVPVGGPLNATFGGLNPNGTWNLFVMDDASGDGGSITSWSIEFTTTSVVPTVATTPFTNAANIAFPADPPGSGNATPYPSTINVSGLSGSIRNIVVSLNGVNHTFPSDMDFLLVGPTGVGYTLLSDVGGSTDAVNATFTIQDGAVLLPTTLAASQTFGPSNSGTGDIFPAPAPATFQNAPSAGTASILGTFGGLSPNGTWSLYAVDDLGGDTGNLSGGWTISFTTVNFPTTCAACALCTLTPPTNITTNVAAGTCAATVNYAAPGTSGTCGTVTCTPASGSSFAKGVTTVTCTSSTGGGTTSFTVTVNDNIAPVITCPANITTNVAAGTCAATVNYSAPTVTDNCPGVGAPTCVPASGSTFQKGTTTVNCTVQDASANSASCSFTVTVVDNIPPVLTCPADINVGTAGTTSVVTFTNPTGTDNCPPTTLASTCNPPSGFAFPLGTTTVTCTVTDAANNTTTCAFRVNVNKLTVGSLSDPLACTGPGSKLSGSFTVTNNSNVQQSVSATVTLGPTGPPQGLLALTCTASSGTCTIAANQASLSYTATLAAGASATVSYILQVNDGVAPGTVLTSSVSASFNGGPAVTAGASTIENCPLAGAGAPFITAAERTVMSDQRAGSVLLYPIYTSEAAGGSTQNARISLTNISDKLNTFVHLFFVDGSTCSVSDAFVCLTANQTSTFLTSDLDPGTRGYIVAVAVDALGCPRHFNYLIGDEFVKFSTGHSANLGAEAIAAIAGSTFWVSCDGSQPTATLPFNGTAYGNVPYTLAADNLPSTADGNNTLLVINRIGGDLQTGPGRLVPIFGTLYDDAEISYSFNLPTNNLCQFVSSLSDSTPRTTPRLSSIIPAGRSGWFKLSGTSEIGIFGATINRNPNSGASSGAFNGGHNLHKITFTSTMTYTIPVFPPTC; encoded by the coding sequence ATGCGAACCTTACACAAACTCACACACCGGCTCACACACCGACCGCTGGCGCGTCACTTCTTGACGTTGGTCTTCTTTCTTGGGTTGAGTGTCTTGGGCTGGCACCTGCCGACCATCGGCGCGGCCACGCTCGCTTACTCCAAGCAAGCTTATCAGGCGGCGCGCGCCAGCCTGGGCCAGGCACTCACCGTGACCGCGAAAACCAACGCCCAGCCGCTGCCCAGTCTGGCGGCCCCCGGTCTGGCGGCAATGGCGCAGGGCGGCATCTCGGCTGAACAACTCAAACTTGTCCGCGAATTGCTTGAACAACTGGAAAACAATACCGGCGAGTTTTCGTTGGAAGAAAAATATCTGCTCGGCAAAGTCAAAGCCAGTCAGGCACTGACGCAGCTTGAAGTGGATACGCTTTTGTCCCGCGTCCTTTATGAAGAGTACGTGGCCAGGCGTCCATATTCGAAAGGTATGACGCGGCTCTTGGCCCAGTATCGGGCGGCAGTGGCGGCGGCCAACCGGACGATTCTGGATGAGGCCGGGGGCGGCGAAAAAGGCGGCGCGGCGCGTGGCGTGGCGGGCGCGGGCGTCAAAGCCGTGACGGCTCCCACTGTCCCCAATGCGCCGTTGACGGCCTCCTTTAACGAAGGCTTCGACGACATCACCACGCTATCACCCGCCGGATGGTTTTTGCAGAACAACAGCAACCCGCTCGGCACAACCAACTGGTTCCAGGGCAACCCGGCGGTTTTCCCCTCTCAGGGCGGCGCGACGAACTCCTATATCGGCGCCAACTTCAACAACACGTCGGGAGCGGGAACGATCAGCAACTGGCTGCTTACGCCGCAGATAAATTTCCAAAACGGCGACGTGGTCAAGTTCTGGACGCGCACGACGACCGGGACGTTCCCCGACCGGATCGAGGTTCGCTTGAGCAAAAACGGAGCGAGCACCAATGTCGGCACGACCGAAACGTCGGTGGGCGACTTCACGACCCTCTTGCTGTCGGTCAATCCGAGCCTCGACACCACCAGCTACCCGACGGTGTTCACGGAATTCACGGTGACGATCAGCGGATTGCCTGCCGGCCAGACGCCGGGGCGCGTCGGCTTCCGTTACTTTGTGACCAACGGCGGCCCGTCGGGTGCCAACTCGGACTTCATCGGCATTGACACCTTCTCTTATACGCTGGCGCCGCCGCCGGCCGTGCTGGTGAAAGGGACGGGCACGATCACAGTCGAAAGCTGCGTACCGGCCAATACCGTGTTGGATCCGGGTGAGACCGTGACCGTCAGCTTGTGCATCTCGAATTCGGGCACGGGCGCTTCGGGCAGCGTGGTGGGCACGCTGGTGCCCAACGGACAATTTCTCAATCCGAGTGGCGCGCAAACCTATGGTGTTGTGCCGACCGGCGGCGCGCCGGTGTGCCGCAATTTCACCTTTACCGTGCCCTCCAACGCCGTGTGCGGCGGCAACGTGACGGTGCCACTGGCGTTGACCGATGGCGGCAATAGCGCGGGCACCTTTAATTATGTCTTCCCCATCGGCACGACCAATGCGCCGATGACGACGACGACCTTCTCCCAAAATACGCCGATCGTGATTTCAACCGCCGCGCCGCCCAATCCGGGGTCGGTCTATCCGTCGGCCCTGACTGTCGCTGGTGTCACTGACACGGTGACGGGGATCAAAGTAAACCTGAATGGCACGAACCATACATTCACCAGCGATCTGGACATTATGCTGGTGGGCCCGACCGGCGCGTCAGTCATTCTGATGTCGGATGCGGGCAGTTCGGCGGATTTGGTTAATACGAATCTCTCCTTTGTGGACGGCGCGCCTTACTTGACGAATACGAGCACACCCAACCCGATCCCCTCTGGGAACTATTCGCCGACGAATTACGGCACGGGCGATACCTTTTCGGCTCCCGCACCTGCAGTGCCGGTAGGCGGGCCGCTCAATGCGACCTTTGGCGGCTTGAATCCGAATGGGACGTGGAATTTGTTCGTGATGGATGACGCCAGCGGCGACGGCGGCAGCATCACAAGCTGGAGCATCGAATTTACGACGACTTCAGTGGTGCCGACCGTGGCCACCACGCCGTTTACGAACGCGGCGAACATTGCCTTCCCGGCGGACCCGCCAGGTTCGGGCAATGCGACACCCTATCCCTCAACGATCAATGTCAGCGGCTTGAGCGGTTCGATCCGCAATATCGTGGTGAGCCTGAACGGCGTCAATCACACCTTCCCCTCGGATATGGACTTCCTGCTGGTTGGGCCGACCGGGGTTGGGTACACGCTGCTGTCAGACGTCGGTGGCAGTACGGATGCCGTCAATGCCACCTTCACGATCCAGGATGGCGCAGTGTTACTGCCCACTACGCTGGCCGCCTCGCAAACCTTCGGGCCAAGCAATAGCGGCACGGGCGACATCTTCCCCGCGCCTGCCCCCGCGACGTTCCAGAATGCGCCTTCCGCCGGGACGGCTTCGATCCTGGGCACGTTCGGCGGGTTGAGTCCGAACGGAACGTGGAGCTTATACGCCGTGGACGATTTGGGTGGCGACACCGGCAATCTTTCCGGCGGCTGGACAATTTCCTTCACGACGGTCAACTTCCCGACCACCTGCGCAGCATGTGCGCTTTGCACCTTGACGCCACCGACCAACATCACGACCAACGTGGCGGCGGGTACCTGCGCGGCAACGGTGAATTACGCCGCGCCGGGCACTAGCGGCACTTGCGGCACGGTGACTTGTACGCCGGCCTCCGGCTCGTCCTTTGCGAAGGGCGTGACGACCGTGACTTGCACGAGCAGCACGGGCGGCGGCACGACGAGTTTCACGGTGACGGTCAACGACAATATCGCGCCGGTCATCACTTGCCCGGCCAATATCACCACGAACGTCGCGGCAGGCACGTGCGCAGCGACGGTCAACTATTCGGCGCCGACCGTCACGGATAACTGTCCTGGCGTGGGTGCTCCGACTTGCGTTCCGGCTTCAGGTTCGACCTTCCAGAAAGGCACGACGACGGTGAACTGCACCGTGCAGGATGCGTCAGCGAATTCGGCGAGTTGTTCGTTTACCGTCACGGTGGTGGACAACATCCCGCCCGTGCTGACTTGTCCGGCGGACATCAACGTGGGCACAGCGGGAACGACGAGCGTCGTGACCTTCACCAACCCGACCGGCACTGACAATTGCCCGCCCACGACGCTGGCTTCGACCTGCAATCCGCCCAGCGGTTTTGCCTTCCCCTTAGGCACGACGACCGTGACTTGCACGGTGACGGACGCGGCGAACAACACGACGACATGCGCCTTCCGTGTGAACGTCAACAAGCTGACGGTTGGCTCGCTGAGCGATCCGCTGGCCTGCACCGGGCCGGGCAGCAAGCTGAGCGGCTCGTTCACCGTGACCAACAATTCCAATGTCCAGCAATCGGTGAGCGCGACGGTGACCTTAGGGCCAACCGGGCCGCCGCAGGGGTTGTTGGCATTGACGTGTACGGCCAGCAGTGGCACTTGCACGATTGCCGCCAACCAGGCCTCGCTCAGTTACACTGCCACGTTGGCGGCGGGCGCTTCGGCAACCGTCTCTTACATCCTGCAAGTGAATGACGGCGTAGCGCCGGGCACGGTCTTGACCTCTAGCGTCTCGGCCAGCTTTAACGGCGGGCCGGCGGTGACGGCGGGGGCTTCGACTATCGAAAATTGTCCCCTGGCCGGAGCAGGTGCGCCGTTCATCACGGCTGCTGAACGAACCGTGATGAGCGATCAACGTGCAGGTTCCGTCTTGCTCTATCCGATTTACACTTCGGAAGCGGCGGGCGGCAGCACGCAAAACGCGCGCATCAGCCTGACCAACATCAGCGACAAGCTGAACACCTTTGTCCACTTGTTCTTTGTGGACGGCTCGACCTGTTCGGTGTCTGACGCCTTTGTCTGCTTGACGGCGAACCAGACCTCGACCTTCCTGACTTCGGATCTTGATCCGGGGACGCGCGGTTACATCGTGGCCGTGGCGGTTGATGCCCTGGGCTGCCCGCGGCATTTCAACTACCTGATCGGGGATGAGTTCGTGAAGTTCTCGACGGGCCATTCAGCGAACCTGGGCGCCGAAGCGATTGCGGCGATTGCGGGCAGCACCTTCTGGGTGTCCTGCGATGGCAGCCAACCGACGGCGACGCTACCCTTCAACGGCACGGCATACGGCAACGTGCCTTACACGCTGGCGGCGGATAACCTGCCAAGCACTGCGGACGGCAACAATACGTTGCTCGTCATCAATCGCATCGGCGGCGATCTGCAAACCGGCCCGGGGCGCTTGGTACCGATCTTCGGCACCTTGTACGACGACGCTGAAATCTCGTACAGCTTCAACCTGCCGACCAATAACCTCTGCCAGTTCGTGAGCAGTTTGAGCGACTCGACGCCGCGCACCACGCCGCGTCTGTCCTCGATCATCCCGGCTGGTCGCAGTGGTTGGTTCAAACTCTCCGGCACCTCAGAGATCGGTATTTTCGGCGCGACCATCAATCGCAACCCGAACTCCGGTGCTTCGAGCGGAGCGTTCAACGGCGGGCACAACCTGCACAAAATCACCTTCACCAGCACGATGACTTACACCATCCCGGTGTTCCCGCCGACCTGCTAA